In Scylla paramamosain isolate STU-SP2022 chromosome 1, ASM3559412v1, whole genome shotgun sequence, one DNA window encodes the following:
- the LOC135100536 gene encoding protein sprouty-like, whose translation MSQDGRSQGGGGAGGCGVSGAPSSPHGSPITLSVPRPDHQRTTNLYVDTPFKHRVSPLALPSHHHSRTHVDLALVHGAPARVSGKRPKLGSGVTPSTGKGVPTSSSGSGSTLQQQQQQQQQQQQQQQPAGSRTPIISKQPAALTFTKSGREENDGESIICSWCGRCRCQACTKPRPLPAAWLCRKKCLCSPVAAVEFASCLCCVKAVLYHCTKDRVSGHSLLADNPCSCGGWACLALAAIPMPCLLCYWPLTGARHLLEMIYQRCTSHGCRCP comes from the coding sequence ATGTCGCAGGATGGCCGGAGTCAAGGCGGGGGCGGCGCGGGTGGATGTGGGGTGTCGGGCGCCCCCTCCAGCCCCCACGGGAGCCCCATCACGCTGTCCGTGCCCCGCCCAGACCACCAGCGCACCACCAACCTCTATGTTGATACGCCCTTCAAGCACCGAGTGTCGCCCCTCGCACTCCCCTCTCACCATCACAGCCGCACCCACGTGGACCTGGCCCTGGTGCACGGCGCGCCTGCACGCGTTAGCGGCAAGCGGCCCAAGTTGGGTTCGGGCGTGACCCCGTCTACGGGCAAGGGCGTCCCGaccagcagcagcggcagcggctccaccctgcagcagcaacagcagcagcagcagcaacagcagcagcagcagcagcccgcCGGCAGCCGCACGCCGATCATTAGCAAGCAGCCGGCCGCCCTTACCTTCACcaagagtgggagggaggagaacgATGGGGAGTCCATCATCTGCTCGTGGTGTGGGCGGTGCCGGTGCCAGGCGTGCACCAAGCCCCGGCCGCTCCCCGCCGCCTGGCTCTGCCGCAAGAAGTGCCTCTGCTCGCCCGTTGCCGCCGTCGAATTTGCTTCCTGCCTGTGCTGCGTGAAGGCCGTCCTCTACCACTGCACCAAAGACAGAGTGTCCGGCCACTCCCTGCTGGCCGACAACCCCTGCTCGTGTGGGGGCTGGGCCTGCCTCGCCCTGGCCGCCATCCCGATGCCCTGCCTCCTCTGCTACTGGCCGCTGACGGGGGCGCGCCACCTGCTGGAGATGATCTACCAGCGGTGCACGAGCCACGGCTGCCGCTGTCCCTAG